The genomic interval GTTGCACAAGGCATTTTGCCGGCAAAGCCTCAGGCCTTCAGCTCATCAGCCATCTGAGCCATACCCGCGGCAAGATAACCGCTGTCACTGCCCACTGCGATGAGATTGTAACCAAACCCGGCATAGCGTTTGGCGTAAGTGGTGTTAAAAGCATAAATACCGGAGAGTTTGCCAGCCGAAGCTGCTCTCTGGGCAACCATCTCATAGGCCTTGTTGGCCAATTCGCAATCCATATCAACCTTTGCCCCTTTAAGCAGAGTAAGGGAAAGATCGGCTGGCCCGACGAAGACACCGTCCAGACCTTCGACAGCCAGAATGTCATCAAGGTTATCGAGGGCGCGCTCTGTTTCAACCATGGCAAACACCAGACAGGCCGCATTCGCCTTGGCTACATAATCTGGCGCTTCGATGTCATAGAGTGCACAGGCCCCGAAAGGCGCAAAGCTGCGCTCGCCAACGAGCGGATATTTAGCAGCATTGACCAGCGCCTTCGCCTCTTCTGCGGAGTTGATCATGGGAGCAACAATCCCTTGCACACCAAAATCCAACGCACGAGACACGAAAGCAAAATCTCCGACAGGAATGCGCAGCAAAGGAGCCTTGCCCGCTTGGGCAATGGCAATCGTCATCGCCTGCGATTGGGCAAAATCCATGTGGCCATGCTGGCAATCGATGAGAAGCGCATCAAATGGTCCACTGGCAACAGCCCGGGCAACAAGTTCTCCGGGATAAAGGCTCCAACCACTATAAACAGGGGTACCAGTCTGCTGTGCAGTCTGCATGGCAACAGACAGGGTCTCTAGGGACGATGACATTTTTTCCTCCGGAATGAATACAATAGTCAGTCAGTTAGCAATCAAATGCTATTACAATTTCATACGCTGCCAATACCCGCAGCACAACATCATTGTAAGACTGCCTGACAATAATATCATAGACCGAAAGAATCAGTGCGGCACATCAAATTTCCATAAATTCAGCAGATTTTGGAAGCGTCATCCAGCGGTCGCGGTGACCTCCCCAAGCGCGATAGACATGAAATGGCTCAGTTTCTGGCGGATACGATGCTCGGACGAAGGCATGCCATGATTGCGAAAATCCTCCAGAATGCGATGCACGACATCGTCATCATCAGAGACCTTCAAACTGTTGCGGATCATGAGATCAGCATATTTTGCGGCCTCATCTTCAACAAAGCCAAGTTTGTCAGCAGCCCAATGGGCGATCAGCTTGTTTCGACGGGCCGTTGCCTTAAAAATGACCTCCTGATCATGAGCAAATTTTGCTTCATAGCCAAATTCTCTATTGTCAAACGTGGTCATGGTACCCCTCCTCTTGCTCCTTCCCAACGTGAAAATTGACTAAGACCAATGAGATTTTTGACAATTGGAGCGGACCATCTCTGTCCTGACACCGCCGGCACACCCTCGCAATAATCTAAG from uncultured Cohaesibacter sp. carries:
- a CDS encoding DUF1476 domain-containing protein — encoded protein: MTTFDNREFGYEAKFAHDQEVIFKATARRNKLIAHWAADKLGFVEDEAAKYADLMIRNSLKVSDDDDVVHRILEDFRNHGMPSSEHRIRQKLSHFMSIALGEVTATAG
- a CDS encoding aldolase/citrate lyase family protein, which codes for MSSSLETLSVAMQTAQQTGTPVYSGWSLYPGELVARAVASGPFDALLIDCQHGHMDFAQSQAMTIAIAQAGKAPLLRIPVGDFAFVSRALDFGVQGIVAPMINSAEEAKALVNAAKYPLVGERSFAPFGACALYDIEAPDYVAKANAACLVFAMVETERALDNLDDILAVEGLDGVFVGPADLSLTLLKGAKVDMDCELANKAYEMVAQRAASAGKLSGIYAFNTTYAKRYAGFGYNLIAVGSDSGYLAAGMAQMADELKA